A portion of the Pedobacter cryoconitis genome contains these proteins:
- a CDS encoding glycosyl hydrolase family 95 catalytic domain-containing protein produces the protein MKKNFLFFAGLLLTIIQTSAQQNNHKLIYNKPATQFEEALPLGNGRLGVMVYGGVQSERFSLNEATLWAGGPVNPDMNPQAKTYLKPVREALFSENYKKADSLVHFMQGKFSESYAPLGNLFFDFKQQGQPTQYKRELDIQNAMSKVSYTLNGTAYTRETFISHPAQLVVVRFTASGKDKLDFTCRLNSLLHHKVSSNGKVLSMNGHSPIHASPSYYKNEVIWDDVNAMRFTAQVKVLKTDGKFNAKDSTLHISGAREAVIVLSMATSYNGFDVNPGTHGKNELKIAAGYLQKAAPYAKLLKKHTQDFRKYYDRVQLTLGDEDRAEFNTTDRLNAFAAGKNDNALVALYYQYSRYLLISSSRPGGLPANLQGIWNEKVQPPWSSNYTTNINAEMNYWGVETANLPELHQPLLDFIGRLAKNGVVTARNYYGAGGWVLHHNSDIWAMTNPVGDFGKGSPAWANWPMGGNWMATHLWEHYAFTQDAAYLKEQAYPLMKGAVQFCLDFLVADKKGHLLTAPSTSPENNYITPSGYVGALLYGGTADLAIIRELFNDYVKASELLNADPDVRNQVKTALKKMLPYQIGKAGNLQEWYYDWKDEDPHHRHVSHLFGAYPGYSITSSANPELSDAVRKSLTIRTNEGTGWAITWRINLWARMQNGERAYDALKKLLRFVGNGAEVKMNGGGTYANLFCAHPPFQIDGNFGGGAGIAEMLLQSHQGYIELLPAVPVEWKMGQVKGLIARGGYRIDMQWENGKLISAQLKAKKTGDCKIKYRDKTISLSVAAGNAYSLEELL, from the coding sequence ATGAAGAAAAATTTCCTTTTTTTTGCCGGCCTTCTGTTGACTATAATTCAAACCTCTGCACAGCAAAATAACCATAAACTTATTTATAATAAACCTGCCACCCAGTTTGAAGAAGCATTGCCATTAGGAAACGGCAGGTTAGGAGTTATGGTTTACGGCGGTGTACAATCAGAACGATTTTCTTTAAATGAGGCCACATTATGGGCAGGCGGCCCTGTTAATCCGGATATGAATCCTCAGGCAAAGACTTATCTTAAGCCTGTAAGAGAAGCTTTATTCTCCGAGAACTATAAAAAAGCAGATTCACTGGTGCATTTTATGCAGGGTAAATTCTCAGAATCTTATGCGCCACTTGGAAATTTGTTTTTTGATTTTAAACAGCAAGGACAGCCCACGCAGTATAAAAGAGAGCTTGATATACAAAATGCAATGAGTAAAGTGAGCTATACGCTCAATGGAACAGCTTATACCAGAGAAACATTTATTTCTCATCCAGCTCAGCTGGTTGTAGTCAGGTTTACAGCAAGCGGAAAAGATAAACTTGATTTCACCTGTCGTTTAAACAGTCTGTTACACCATAAAGTATCTTCAAATGGGAAAGTCCTGTCAATGAACGGGCATTCACCTATACATGCTTCTCCAAGTTATTATAAGAATGAGGTGATCTGGGACGATGTGAATGCAATGCGCTTTACAGCGCAAGTTAAAGTGCTCAAAACAGACGGTAAATTTAATGCGAAAGATAGTACCCTGCATATTTCGGGGGCGCGTGAGGCGGTTATTGTACTTTCTATGGCAACGAGTTATAATGGATTTGATGTCAATCCGGGTACCCATGGGAAAAATGAGTTGAAGATAGCTGCGGGTTACTTACAAAAAGCAGCTCCTTATGCTAAACTGTTAAAAAAGCATACCCAGGATTTTAGAAAATATTATGACCGTGTACAACTTACTTTGGGTGATGAAGACCGTGCGGAGTTCAATACTACAGATCGGTTAAATGCATTTGCTGCTGGTAAAAATGATAACGCACTGGTTGCTTTATATTATCAATATAGCAGATATCTATTGATAAGTTCATCAAGGCCAGGTGGACTACCTGCTAATTTACAGGGAATCTGGAACGAGAAAGTTCAACCGCCATGGAGTAGTAATTATACAACTAATATCAATGCAGAAATGAATTATTGGGGGGTAGAAACTGCAAACTTGCCAGAGCTGCATCAGCCTTTGCTTGATTTTATTGGCCGTCTGGCTAAAAATGGAGTGGTGACCGCCAGGAATTATTACGGGGCCGGTGGTTGGGTTTTACACCATAATAGTGATATCTGGGCGATGACTAATCCGGTTGGCGATTTTGGGAAAGGTTCTCCGGCCTGGGCAAACTGGCCAATGGGCGGTAACTGGATGGCTACGCATCTCTGGGAGCATTATGCTTTTACACAAGATGCAGCTTACTTAAAAGAGCAAGCTTATCCGCTGATGAAAGGTGCGGTGCAATTTTGTCTGGACTTTTTAGTCGCAGATAAAAAAGGGCACCTGTTGACAGCGCCGTCTACTTCGCCAGAAAATAATTATATCACGCCATCCGGATATGTTGGCGCATTGTTATATGGTGGTACGGCCGATCTGGCTATTATCAGAGAGTTATTCAATGATTATGTGAAAGCAAGTGAATTATTAAATGCAGATCCTGATGTGCGTAATCAGGTTAAGACTGCTTTAAAGAAGATGCTGCCTTATCAGATCGGTAAAGCGGGGAATTTACAGGAGTGGTATTATGATTGGAAGGATGAGGACCCTCACCACAGGCATGTATCACATCTTTTCGGGGCTTATCCTGGGTATTCTATTACCTCCTCGGCAAATCCGGAGTTGTCTGATGCAGTCAGGAAATCTTTGACTATCCGTACCAATGAGGGGACTGGATGGGCAATCACCTGGAGAATCAATTTATGGGCAAGAATGCAAAATGGCGAGCGGGCTTATGATGCATTAAAGAAGTTATTGCGTTTTGTCGGTAATGGGGCAGAAGTGAAGATGAATGGTGGTGGTACTTATGCAAACCTGTTCTGTGCACATCCGCCATTCCAGATTGATGGAAACTTTGGTGGGGGAGCGGGAATTGCAGAAATGCTATTGCAAAGTCACCAGGGGTATATTGAACTTTTGCCAGCTGTTCCTGTAGAATGGAAAATGGGCCAGGTTAAGGGCTTGATTGCCAGAGGTGGGTATCGTATTGATATGCAATGGGAAAATGGTAAACTCATCTCGGCACAGCTAAAAGCCAAAAAAACGGGGGACTGTAAAATTAAATATAGAGATAAAACGATCAGTTTGTCTGTAGCTGCAGGAAATGCTTATAGCCTTGAGGAGTTGCTGTAG